ataatatgtgatttggtgagattttaagaaaaaacttttggtgattttgggagatttgtaaaacagaaaaattaaaacttttggtGACTCGCAACGGATGAATGAAGTCACTCGTCAGATCATCTCTTTATCACTTTGTGAAATAAGCACAACTATTTCCTTATAAGAACTAGACTCACTTTTTGTGAGAGTTCATATCATTTTTCCCACGTACACACTTTTGTAAGTTTGTTTCAAGGGAGAAGGGATTGTGaagataaaacttttttttttgggataataAATAGATGATACAGGTAGGCAGGGTTGCTAAggatataaattataacaaagaGGAAATAAAAGTTGCACAACAAAGTGACAGTTCCTCCTGAGATCCTTCACTCAAGGACCTTCACACCTGAAACATAAACTCGGCTTTGAATCACACTGCCACCAATCCAAAACCCAGGCATAACCATTAAACCAACTCTTgggttctcttctttttcatccaCAACTATGTTCTTCACAACACTCTCCATGTATGAATCAGAAAACTCACTACCCTTTTTCACTTGGAAGATCTTTGCAGCTGGATCAAACGAGTACGCAAGCCTGTGCAAGATCCATATCGACTTTGCAAGTTTTAAGAAGGCCTGGTAAAACGCGGTCCTCGGGTGCCCACCTCCTGTCACGTAGTCACGCTGGTCTAGATTTCCAAAGAAAGAAGCTTCCATCTTTGGGTGGACCAAGATGAGATACTTGCTCCTACAGAATATACCAAAGTTGGAATCAGGGTTAGTCCCTAGAGCATCTAGTGGATCCATGTCCTTCAGAGCAAGAAATTGGCGGAAGAAGGTGTCAGTGTCGTCATCAGCCATAACCGTCGTACTCTCTGAGTTAACTGAGAAATTCTTCTGCTGAAACCCACTGAACATCCTTTGGCAAATGTATGATTCAAATGCATATTTCTTGTGAGGCCTCTTGGCGTAAGCAACATCAGGTTCAATGGAATTGGCTGCAGAATCAAGATCCCATCCAGCAGCTTTCATCATGTTGATCAGCGGCTTGGAGAAATCGTGAACAGCTTTGGCAGCAGTTTCGTAAGTAGATATGAAGAGTTCAGTGGTTAAGTCAGGAAATTGCAAATTCCCATTATCTCCACCAGAACCTTCGTTAGTAGACATACCCCTTAACTTGAGATTCTTCTCAAGCTTAAGTCGTTTCtggttagcttcttcaatcttctgGAGCATCTGAGTGATCTCAGAATCCTTGTTCTGTATCTCAGACTGAAACTTCTTCACCATAACCTCGTAAGTCTTCAAGAGACTCTGCTGTTCTTGGATCTCTGCAGCTAAACGAGAGTCTTGTGGAGAGACACAAACAGGTTTGGGATTATTCTCTCTGTAAAAATGCTTCAGTTCGGAAAGATTCTTGAGTTCAGAAATGACAACTTTATCGGCTGCCTGAATCTTCTCAGGATCGTAAGGGGTATGAGCACTTTGAAGCTCGATATAAGCAGATTTCAAAGAAGAGATGTTTCCAAAGAGATTGGAAATAAGAGCTTCCATAGCTTCAGGATTCTGATTGATAGACTCTTCCATTGGTTGAGGATGGaccttttggttgttgttgttgctctcACGGAGTTGGGTTTCTTTCAACCCACTTGGTAGCATACTTGAAACCACCAAACTATAAATGTATTCTCCTAACCTCTCCCTCTAATCCAAATTtgtcctgcaaaaaaaaaaaaagaaaaaatggttcTTTTTGTCTCAGAAACAAACTTGTGTTCATAGGAGActcaattttgaaaacaaaactagtTCACCAAAAGCAAAACTCTCTAGTTAAGACCTTCTTCGTTTTACTACAGATCTCTAAGtgaaaaatgtgaaatttatcaaaaccctaaagatCTTTCTAATACTGCACATTCCCAGATTAAATTTTCTAATCACAAATTTTAGCAATTGACAAAGAAGTACATCTGAATCTAGAGAGAAGAGATCGGAAACGAAAGAGATCACCTGGATGTGTTCCGTGTTCACTTTTCAGACAAGCGAAAGAAGTTACGCGAGACAAGAGTCAACTAAGCTTTTGATCAGCTTTCACGCCAAATAAGTAGAGGAGAACGAAACATCAAGCTCACGGTCGGATCCTTCGCCGGAGATTTAGCCGGAGGTGAATGAAATATACAGAGAGAAAGGTATTATACTTTTTTAGGAAGTGAACGAATTGGTAaagtatctctctctctctctctcattcattATTTCTTCTACTTGCTTTTAAAACCTCTAAACCAGTCAGAGGGTTCCCAGTAACTGTGGTCCAGCCAAAACCGGAATTCAAATCGGCTCGAATATAAACCGGATTGGGAAGCAAGAATTTTCTCAAATCCGAATTGTAATCTCTAGTATTTGGTCCTTTCATTCTCTTTATCGTTCGTTAGGTAATGGTGAAATTGTTAgtcaaatcattttttctcaGGTAAAGTTCAGTAGTCCTTTCCTTCACTAGATTAGCTAGTATAGTACTAGATTCTTTGGAAAGtgcatttatttatgtttactaaactttagaagaagaaaggaaataaTATAGCTAACGGtcaattttaccaagaaaaggaaaaggaaaaaaaagtcaCAAACGCGTTAAAAAAGTCAAAGTTAGTTTTGACTACCGACTTTGTAAGTTTAATCTCGATCGTTAAAACTTGTACAATCAGATCTCAGCCGTCGATGGCTTGCATTactcatctataaaataatgctctcactctttttttttttacccctaATCACCACTTCACAACacatctttcttattttttctttgttcctctCTGTGAAGTCTCTCTCCGAGTGTTAGTGTTTCGGAAGCAAACCATGATCAGATCGTCGCATATTGATTCTCCTCCATGCTGCTACATCTTAAGGCGTTCGCACGGGTTCCTTTATCTAATCGCATCACAATTTGCTTCTGAACTTTTACTTTGGTTcgatgtttttctttcttctgattacgttgtttcttgttttgttggtttagatttgtgGAGGAGGATCATACGATATATCAATCGGGGATGGCTTTGACATTGATCGTTGTCACTCTCATTcattctagggtttggtttttaaattgaATCCTTCAACGcttttttattatgttcatgccatcttttctagggtttagtttctaacttgttgttctgtttttctttctttcaggttttggatgatggtTTTATCAATCGCTgatgatggctttgatggacacgctTCGTCTCTGTGCTACGTCTTCAAGGGTTTCGTTTCTCTCTCTATTACAGTATCTTCACTCGTTGTTTTGTTGCATTGGTGGTGGCTGGTCTTCTAAACTAGTCTCTGGTGTTTTTTAGAATCGATCATTTGATTTCcacttgcttgtttcttttctaagggtttggttttggtttctaacttattgttctgtttttattttttgttttccaggttttggatgatgtttACATCAATCaatgatggctttgatggaaacGCTTCTTCTCTGTGCAACGTCTTCACTCTTCAGGGGTTTTGTTCTGTACCTCTCTTAACACatctttttacttcttttatatgttttgtaccttacgtttctttcttcctcttgcaGGTCTTTTGGGAAGCGAATTATTGATCTGATCATCATTACCTTCTACATGCTGCTACGTCTTCAGGCATTCTCACGGGTTCCTCCTTGCTCTAAACGCATCTCTATTAGCTTCTgaattttcagtttggtttgattgttttctttctaattacATGTTACTTGtcgtttttttgttgtgttggtttagatttgtgGAGGAAGATTCTACGATTGTtcggtgatggctttgactgataCTTGTCACTCTCATTCATGTGATTCGTCTACGGTTTGTTTTCTAAACTAAATCcttaaaaggttttttattAAGTTCATACGATTTTTACCTCTCTTCGCTCTGTTATTTTAGATTGTGGAAAATGCTTTGATCGGTCTTTGATGGTTTTGAtggatcatttttttcttatatgcgCTACAATTTCAGGTAGTGTTCATCCTCTTAGCCGATTGTTTGTTCTATATATGTGAATTAACATCTTAGTCTCTCTTTACTGTGTGGGAGTTTAACTTTCAGGTTACCTCGCATCTATAAACCTTTTTGCCTATcggttgttttatttaatattgtcTATGGTTgatcctctgttttttgttgtgtttccCAGATGTTCTTGCTGTGCACACAGAGATGCACCTCAAATTCTTTCCTATACGAGTTTGTTCTTTAACTTCGTTCTTTTTaacttgtttttcttggtaCGCTTAAATCTGaatatatttctctctctttgatgcagatcgtggAGGCACTGGGACAAGTATAGTTATATGCAAATCTTTCTTCTGGTCTGTCATCTTTACAGGTTTCTTCTGTGCTACATCTTTTACTATCATCTTctctattacaaatttacaaccacaaattgttttgttctgttaatGTGTCAGTTATTTTGAAGGACACCTTTGATATGTCGTCGCTTCCTGTTAGTCTGTTACCTCTTTGACGCTCTCTTCTATccctttgttttatttttagtgttCTTTATGATCAGCTAATGTTTTCTTTGGACAAAATTTttatgttagattttttttttgtatataagcTAAAAGATATCTTCTCTATTTGATGCAGATCGTCGTCGGGTCGAGGCACTAGGATTGCTATGTTGAATCTTATCTTCTCGTTTATCATCTGTTTAGGTAAGGTTCTTCTGATATCTAATCGTCTTTCATCTATTTAGGTAAGGTTACATCTTTTCTCTTTCCCCCTAATGACTTTCAGAGATTTGCTATTGCTGGTGATGTATATGGTTTGTTCTCATgtctcttattttgttttttttgttgcagtaTGTGGAAAAACACTTATGCTGAATTATTGTAGCTGGACTTGGTGGAGATGTGATCAGGTTTCCTTCTCCTTATCTCTATTTTTGCCTTTCTCTGCTTTTGCCTTATTTCTATGATTTAAATGCTATCACGGCCTGCTTTATTTTGCTTGTTTCTGGCACTGACGGTGATCGTATTTGTAGGTGTTGGAATGAGTTTAACGTgatgagtttgattttttttgttgatttatatgGTTAGTGAAAAGGAGAAGTTGAGATCGTACTGAGAGAAGATTTGCAATGGCAAAATCAAGTATCTGAAAGACTGCAAGCTTTGGGTAAGCGTACAGGtgacaaaattttgatttttgaccttttaacatataaatatgAAGCAGCACAAGTGAATTCACATAGAcggttgtttgttttgcttgtttctggCATCAATGGTGTTCAAATTTTAGGTGTTGGAATCATGGTGATTCCTGCTAATCTAATCTTTACCAAATCCAGTCTTCACTCTGTTGGCATATATATTCTGTTTTTGCTTGCCCTAATCATTAACTTGGATGTAATGTTTTGCAGGAGCTACTAACAAGTAACAAGCCACAGGAGTTGGATGATGCGTGCTTAGGAGATTGGTAAGAACATTATCTGTCACCAGGATTTTCATATCCACCAATTGCTAAGAAATACAGATTAGTTTATTATCACCACTAGAAGTGGTACAGTTTCTGAGTAAAGTAACTAATAAGCTTCCTTATGTTACAGGATACTCAGGAAGCGATCTTCAAGCACTGTGGGAAGAAGCTGCAATGATGCCAATCAGAGAATCTCGGTGCAGATATTCTTACCATCCAAgcaaataaagtaataaacaaagattttttttaaataagtctCTCGAATCAGTTTTTGAAGTGTCTTTGAGTTTGAAAGGTTTGATCAGTAGATGTGTAAATGTAACAGGTGAGACCGCTACATCTGATGATTTGGTGATTGGCATTGGTATGATTCCAGTCGTTATCAAATATAATCTTCACTCTGTTGGTAGGTTCTGATTGTGCTTGCCCTAATCATTTGCTTGGATGTAATGTTTTGCAGGTGCTACTAACAAGCCACCGAAGATGGCTGATACAGTGCTTAGAAGATGGTAAGAACATTATCGTCACCAAGATTATCATTTTAAACATATCATTTTTAGTCACTCTATTTATTCACTCTATTTTAACCTCTTCgctctgttatttcaggttttggatgatgcttttatcgaCAAGTGATGCCTTTGACTGACCGTCCTCAGGCGTTTGTATGGGTTCCTTGCTCTAAACTTATCtctattatttgtttctgaatGTTCACTTTGTTTATGTTGtgtttatacttttaattacatgttattacttgtcgtttttgttgcttcaggttttggatgatgcttttctCTATCAATActgatggctttgactgatcgtCCTCAAGCGTTCTCATGGTTTTGTTCTGTACCTCTAAACACATCtctattatttgtttctgaatATTCACTTTGTTTCTGTGGCTTTTTTGTTCTAGCTACATGTTATTTACTtgttgtttctgtgttgtttttgttgtttcaggtCTTTGACTGCTCTTCTTCAGGCGTTCTCATGGGTTCCAATTGGAATGGAGAATATAGTAACTCACAGCTACAAGCTTGCGGCCAGGTAACAAGCGTGGTATCTTCAAATTACATGGATTTTcacttgcttgtttcttttctaagggtttggtttctaacttattgttctgttttttttcatccaggttttggatgatgtttACATCAATCaatgatggctttgatggaaacGCTTCTTCTCTGCGCAACGTCTTCACTCTTCAGGGGTTTTGTTCTGTACCTCTCTTAACACatctttttacttcttttatatgttttgtaccttacgtttctttcttcctcttgcaGGTCTTTTGGAAGCAAATTATTGATCTGATCATTACCTTCTTCTACATGCTACGCCATCTTCAGGCATTCTCACGGGTTCCTCCTTTCTCTAAACGCATCTCTATTAGCTTCTGaaatttcagtttggtttgtaAGTAATTACTTACTTGTCGTTTTTGTTGtgttggtttagatttgtgGAGGAGGATTCTACGATTGATCGGTGATGGCTATGACGGATCCTTGTCACTCTCATTCATGTTATTCTTCTAGGGTTAGATTTCTAAATTGAATCATTCAAggcttttttttattatgttcatcCGATTTTtacctctcttctctctgttaTTTTAGATTGTGGAGGATGCTTTGAtggatctttttcttcttctctgtgctacatcttcaggtagcTTTCTTCgagtttgttttcatatattttcctcactagcttcttcttttttctattaACTGAATTTTGAGGTTTGGACTGTGCCATCAGGGAGTTTTCAACATGATTTAGTCATTTTTTATTGGATGTTTCAGGTTTCAAGTAATGTGCTCATCTTTCTAGTGACGCTGACATCTATGTTTTAAGTCGAAGGCCTTGTCTTTTGTTATAGATAGTCGaggttttataagataaaagCATCAGGTCACTATCTGGTCTCTTTCCTCATTTTCCTCTGCTTATCTTATGCTGCATCTAGTCATATTGTTTGATTCTATTCTCAATGGTTGTCTTAATAGGGATGATTCTATTCCTAGTGTTTGATCCCAATTACATATGCTTGTGGTGATAGCTTCTTTTTATTCAGTATATAATACTTCCCTTCATTGTAGTTCTGTTGACAATGCAAAAGACGcatgctcctttttttttgttttagtggcATCGTGGGATgtaactttatttgttttttgtttatctttttctcttttggttactACTATATTTCATGGAGATGTGATCAGCTTTCTTTCCCCTTGTCTGTTANTATTCTTCTAGGGTTAGATTTCTAAATTGAATCATTCAAggcttttttttattatgttcatcCGATTTTtacctctcttctctctgttaTTTTAGATTGTGGAGGATGCTTTGAtggatctttttcttcttctctgtgctacatcttcaggtagcTTTCTTCgagtttgttttcatatattttcctcactagcttcttcttttttctattaACTGAATTTTGAGGTTTGGACTGTGCCATCAGGGAGTTTTCAACATGATTTAGTCATTTTTTATTGGATGTTTCAGGTTTCAAGTAATGTGCTCATCTTTCTAGTGACGCTGACATCTATGTTTTAAGTCGAAGGCCTTGTCTTTTGTTATAGATAGTCGaggttttataagataaaagCATCAGGTCACTATCTGGTCTCTTTCCTCATTTTCCTCTGCTTATCTTATGCTGCATCTAGTCATATTGTTTGATTCTATTCTCAATGGTTGTCTTAATAGGGATGATTCTATTCCTAGTGTTTGATCCCAATTACATATGCTTGTGGTGATAGCTTCTTTTTATTCAGTATATAATACTTCCCTTCATTGTAGTTCTGTTGACAATGCAAAAGACGcatgctcctttttttttgttttagtggcATCGTGGGATgtaactttatttgttttttgtttatctttttctcttttggttactACTATATTTCATGGAGATGTGATCAGCTTTCTTTCCCCTTGTCTGTTACTGAGTCTGCATCTTTTCTATGGTTTAAATAGTAATCACCTATGCTTGAGATGAAGTAATTATCTTTGCATAGGAGTTTGAATGTTGCAAAGTGGAAGCTCTGTGTCTGTACATCATGGGTTTGTGTGGTAGGTGTGGGGATGTCTGAGAATAAGGTATTTgtcttgcttctttctcttcttttttgatCCTTACATGTGGAAGGAGACTGTGATGTTGGTAGGTTTTTAAGtgatatttttctgtttagGATTGGTTACATCACTGAATTTGTTAAGGCATTAACTATATACTAAAATCCTCTTTTTGATCCTTGTTTATGTAGAGAACCGTAGCATCTCCATCTTCAGCTTCAGTTTCCTGCAAGCAAACCTGCGAAAAAATCTGGAAATGTCCACGATGATAAGTTAGTAGAGATGATAAACGCAACAATAGCGGATAGAAGCCCATCTGTGAAATGGGATGATGTTGGTGAGTGTCATTGTTATGctttgtcttcttgtttccATTTTTGATGCAATATGTGGAAACACACTTTTGCTTAATTATTGCAGCTGGACTTGATGGAGCTAAACAAACAACCTTTACTGGATATGGTTGTATTACCAGCTAAGCGAAGAGATTTGTTCATTGCACTCCGGAGACCAGCTAGAGGTAAAATTTCTTTGTCGTCAAAATGGGTGTGTGCTTTTTATGTTAGTGCACACTTAAAGCTTCTtgaaatatttctaaatatttaaacagaCTAACTGATTTTTCTGTACTAATTCAGGTGGGCTGAACAACTAGTTAAACGCTGTTTCAAGTTGCAATATCCAGGTAACCTTCTGTGATTTTAATGGAAGAAGTATGTACTTTTCCCCTTTTATGTCGTATAAGTTAATTTAATTAGGTAGAGAGAGAGCCTACTCTTACCTGAGTTTTAGACAATACCATGTAAGTTGTATTTGAGACGGAACTGCTACCTGAATCGTGATCGTGTTGGAATCAAACCTTGATTAATGCTCaaacttgaaagagagaaagagtaacaagattcacaaagagaagaagaaagaatcagaaGAGTCCTtagattggagaagaaggagcCACGAGACTgagggagaagaggaagagaagactttttgttgttgttaagggATAAAGGCCATTGGGCTATTGTGTTAATCAAGCCCATTAAGTGTTGGGTTTAGTGTTGTTGCAAACTATAGGTTAAACATTAACCTAAGTATAAATAGGTCGTAAGTTGCATAATGAACAAGATAAGGAAAAAGttttaagaaaagagagaggctGCAACAACGTAACTTCGAACAGATCGTTCATGATAAACATGTTGTCAGTTGGAGGTCTGAAAATGTTTTACTCTGGTTATAATGTTAACAAGGTCGATCAGTCAAACAGAAGGTTGAAATCAGAATTCATTATCCAGTTTGATGATTTGGTGATTGTCATCGGtatatatattctgtttttttttgctttcccTACTCATTTACTTGGATGTAATGTTTTGCAGGGGCTACTAACAAGTAAGAAGCCACAGGAGTTGGATGATGCAGTGCGTAGGAGATTGGTACGAACGTTATCTCTGTCTGTCACCAGGATTTGCATATCCACCGATTGCTAAGGAAAGTATCTGTTTATATGCATTTTATCACTTGGTTAGGAGAAGAGAATACATGTACCATTGCCAGATTCAAAAGTCAGAACACTACTATTTAAAACTAAACTGAAGTGCCAGCGACGACATTGATAAATTCGTCAGAGAAACCGAAGGCAAGCTccataaattttgtataaaaaaacacagattAAATTATTAGCACTACTAAACGTGTTACAGTTTCGAGTGAAGctaagaaacagaacaaatggGAAGAGCTTGAACGTTGGAACTCAGAATTTGGCtccaatttaaattttcttcttggattgtttgtttctgttgtaAATTTGAGGTATGGTTGTAAAAgttaagaaacagaaacaaaaaaaaaaataataatcaaaattttttccactcttaaaagaagaaaactgatATTAAGATGGGTAATGTGATTGTA
The Camelina sativa cultivar DH55 chromosome 6, Cs, whole genome shotgun sequence genome window above contains:
- the LOC104793483 gene encoding IRK-interacting protein-like; the protein is MLPSGLKETQLRESNNNNQKVHPQPMEESINQNPEAMEALISNLFGNISSLKSAYIELQSAHTPYDPEKIQAADKVVISELKNLSELKHFYRENNPKPVCVSPQDSRLAAEIQEQQSLLKTYEVMVKKFQSEIQNKDSEITQMLQKIEEANQKRLKLEKNLKLRGMSTNEGSGGDNGNLQFPDLTTELFISTYETAAKAVHDFSKPLINMMKAAGWDLDSAANSIEPDVAYAKRPHKKYAFESYICQRMFSGFQQKNFSVNSESTTVMADDDTDTFFRQFLALKDMDPLDALGTNPDSNFGIFCRSKYLILVHPKMEASFFGNLDQRDYVTGGGHPRTAFYQAFLKLAKSIWILHRLAYSFDPAAKIFQVKKGSEFSDSYMESVVKNIVVDEKEENPRVGLMVMPGFWIGGSVIQSRVYVSGVKVLE